In one window of Archocentrus centrarchus isolate MPI-CPG fArcCen1 chromosome 11, fArcCen1, whole genome shotgun sequence DNA:
- the gpr3 gene encoding G protein-coupled receptor 3, which translates to MILNTTDLGWDTESSGADPFFPPDQLGRSSTYEVPPLTVWGVALCVSGTLIATENAIVVTTILATPSLRAPVFLLLASLGMADLLAGVALILHFLFMFCVEPSDWSELLTSGLLVTSLTASLCSLMGVALDRYLSLSHALTYGSGQSRRRAAVLLLLVWLGACVIGMGPAMGWHCLEEPKSCSVARPLTRTYLSLLCGGFLVVVMVTLQLYAGICRVARRHAHAIATQRHFLPSSQSYASKHSSGRGFSRLILILSVFVGCWMPFSLWGLLGDASSPPLYTYATLVPAAGSSLLNPILYSLRHKDIRKVLLHACCPHRYSHSTHIHYPVDV; encoded by the coding sequence atgatcctgaacaccacagACTTGGGCTGGGATACTGAATCCTCAGGTGCAGACCCCTTCTTCCCGCCAGACCAGCTGGGAAGGTCATCTACCTATGAAGTCCCACCTCTCACAGTGTGGGGTGTGGCCCTTTGTGTTTCAGGGACTCTCATTGCCACTGAGAATGCCATTGTAGTCACCACCATCCTGGCCACCCCGTCTCTTCGCGCTCCTGTCTTCTTGCTGCTTGCCAGCCTTGGAATGGCTGATCTCCTGGCTGGTGTGGCACTGATTCTGCACTTCCTCTTCATGTTCTGTGTGGAGCCCAGTGACTGGTCAGAACTGCTCACCTCAGGATTGCTAGTGACATCGCTTACTGCCTCTCTCTGTAGCCTAATGGGTGTTGCCTTGGACAGGTATCTGTCTCTTAGCCATGCCCTCACCTATGGCTCAGGCCAATCACGCCGCAGAGCTGCTGTCCTCCTGTTGCTGGTCTGGTTGGGTGCGTGTGTTATTGGGATGGGGCCAGCAATGGGATGGCACTGTCTTGAAGAGCCAAAGTCATGTTCTGTAGCACGACCTCTGACCAGGACATACCTATCACTGCTGTGTGGGGGCTTCCTAGTGGTTGTAATGGTAACCCTACAATTGTATGCTGGGATCTGTCGTGTGGCAAGGCGGCATGCCCATGCCATCGCTACCCAAAGGCATTTCCTCCCTTCCAGCCAGTCATATGCAAGCAAGCACAGCAGTGGAAGAGGCTTCTCTCGGTTGATCCTGATCCTCAGTGTGTTCGTGGGCTGCTGGATGCCCTTCTCTCTCTGGGGGCTTCTGGGAGATGCATCCAGCCCTCCTTTATACACCTATGCCACCTTGGTGCCAGCAGCAGGCAGCTCCCTGCTGAACCCCATTCTCTACAGTCTGAGACACAAGGACATTCGCAAGGTGCTTCTCCACGCCTGCTGCCCACACAGATActcacacagcacacacatacattaccCTGTTGATGTGTAA
- the cd164l2 gene encoding CD164 sialomucin-like 2 protein, with product MQLVVFNALSSALLILAVIPSVYLQSDCSQAQSCDVCVGDSMLNLTGCVWRLCPNGNDTGMCIRGDSADNAMNCSWTNVSESCTVVETVAAGGGEAISGDDNTNSSPELSQAKFDMSSFIGGIILVLCLQAGGFFAMRFLKSKEQSSYDPIEQPQ from the exons ATGCAGCTGGTGGTATTTAatgctctctcctctgctctgctgaTTCTAGCCGTGATCCCTTCTGTGTATCTACAGTCAG ATTGTTCTCAAGCCCAGTCATGTGACGTGTGTGTTGGCGATTCCATGCTCAACCTGACAGGCTGCGTCTGGAGGCTTTGTCCAAatg GTAATGATACAGGCATGTGCATTAGGGGTGATTCAGCAGACAACGCCATGAACTGTAGCTGGACCAATGTGTCTGAATCGTGCACAG TTGTAGAGACTGTTGCTGCTGGAGGAGGTGAAGCCATTTCAG GTGATGATAACACCAACTCATCTCCCGAGTTATCGCAGGCCAAGTTCGACATGTCCAGCTTCATAGGCGGCATCATACTCGTGCTGTGTCTGCAGGCAGGCGGCTTCTTCGCCATGCGCTTCCTCAAATCCAAAGAGCAGAGCAGCTACGACCCCAT AGAGCAGCCACAGTAA
- the sytl1 gene encoding synaptotagmin-like protein 1 isoform X1, producing MEGKQGDSPLDLSHLTEEEQTSILQVVQRDLELRRRDEGRVRTLEQRETNPTHLRFLSGAWFSEERSKRHHNWMSGCDLVHSTIRHRKTKSRDIPLNGLFNGEREDNNNTSPETQGHVKDYKEEENGGTQNLKPVPTPTANDPMSQGLQHSNSSSSSKECEARSNGHLEEPEEDLIDNHNGDTDSLSSLTETDPSSLRTSSSTNSLHSGYVLSGSMMSLFSSGDFGVVEVRGRIQYSLAYDNQKEELQVKVYRCEDIAAARKNRSDPYVKTYLLPDKSNHSKKKTLVKKKTLNPVYDQTLRYKVRVGELRSRTLNLSVWHAEPLGRNVFLGEVEVALALWDWTCTQPLWQDLQPRVYLSPDSISSRGNIMFSIKFIPEGYEGGGLPLTGEVHIWLREAQGLLSNKGGAVDSFVRSYILPDASRQSSQKTRVVKRSISPTYNHTMVYDGFHTSDLREACAELTVWQREGLKTHILGGIRLSCGTGQSYGEAVSWMDSTEEEVAAWMSMIENPNHWIDATLPIRTNLARRSE from the exons ATGGAAGGGAAGCAGGGTGACTCACCACTTGACTTGAGCCACCtgacagaggaggagcagaCCTCCATCCTGCAGGTTGTACAGCGTGACTTGGAGTTACGTCGCCGTGATGAAGGGCGTGTAAG AACCCTcgagcagagagagacaaaccCAACACACCTGCGCTTCCTGTCAGGAGCATGGTTCAGCGAGGAGCGCAGCAAACGCCATCATAACTGGATGTCGGGCTGCGACCTCGTACACTCCACCATACGCCACAGGAAGACAAAGAGCAGAG ATATACCCCTGAATGGACTTTTcaatggagagagagaagacaacaacaacacctCACCTGAGACTCAAGGACATGTGAAGGACTACaaggaggaagagaatggaGG gaCTCAAAATTTGAAACCTGTACCAACACCCACAGCAAACGATCCCATGTCGCAG GGTCTTCAGCACAGTAACAGTTCCTCATCATCCAAAG AATGTGAAGCCAGAAGTAACGGCCACTTGGAGGAACCTGAG gaaGACTTGATTGACAACCATAACGGGGACACTGACTCACTGAGCAGCCTGACAGAGACAGATCCCTCTTCTCTGAGAACTAGCAGCTCCACCAACAGCCTTCATTCGGGCTAtgtg CTCAGTGGTAGCATGATGAGTCTGTTCAGCTCGGGGGATTTCGGAGTGGTGGAAGTGAGGGGCCGTATCCAGTACTCACTGGCTTATGACAACCAGAAGGAGGAGCTGCAAGTCAAAGTGTATCGCTGTGAGGACATTGCTGCAGCACGCAAGAACCGCTCTGACCC atatgTAAAAACCTACCTCTTGCCAGACAAGTCAAATCACAGTAAGAAGAAGACTTTGGTGAAGAAGAAGACCCTAAACCCAGTTTATGATCAGACACTCAGA TATAAGGTGCGGGTAGGGGAGCTGCGGAGTCGAACCTTGAACCTCTCTGTGTGGCATGCCGAGCCCCTGGGGAGGAACGTATTTCTcggggaggtggaggtggctTTGGCGCTCTGGGACTGGACCTGCACACAGCCTCTGTGGCAGGACCTGCAGCCACGG GTTTATCTGAGCCCAGACTCCATTAGCAGTCGTGGGAACATCATGTTCTCTATTAAATTCATCCCAGAAGGATATGAAG gTGGTGGTTTGCCTCTAACTGGAGAAGTTCACATCTGGCTTCGGGAGGCTCAGGGTCTCCTGTCCAACAAAGGAGGCGCTGTTGACTCCTTTGTTAGAAG CTACATACTCCCAGATGCAAGTCGTCAGAGCAGTCAGAAGACCCGAGTGGTGAAGCGCTCCATCAGTCCTACCTACAACCACACCATGGTATACGATGGCTTCCATACCAGCGACTTGAGAGAGGCCTGTGCTGAGCTGACAGTCTGGCAACGTGAAGGGTTAAAGACTCATATCCTGGGAGGGATCCGCCTAAGCTGTGGAACTG GTCAGAGTTATGGTGAGGCCGTCAGCTGGATGGACTCCACTGAAGAGGAAGTTGCTGCATGGATGTCCATGATTGAGAACCCAAACCACTGGATTGACGCAACGCTGCCAATCAGAACGAACCTCGCCCGACGGTCTGAGTGA
- the sytl1 gene encoding synaptotagmin-like protein 1 isoform X2, whose translation MSGCDLVHSTIRHRKTKSRDIPLNGLFNGEREDNNNTSPETQGHVKDYKEEENGGTQNLKPVPTPTANDPMSQGLQHSNSSSSSKECEARSNGHLEEPEEDLIDNHNGDTDSLSSLTETDPSSLRTSSSTNSLHSGYVLSGSMMSLFSSGDFGVVEVRGRIQYSLAYDNQKEELQVKVYRCEDIAAARKNRSDPYVKTYLLPDKSNHSKKKTLVKKKTLNPVYDQTLRYKVRVGELRSRTLNLSVWHAEPLGRNVFLGEVEVALALWDWTCTQPLWQDLQPRVYLSPDSISSRGNIMFSIKFIPEGYEGGGLPLTGEVHIWLREAQGLLSNKGGAVDSFVRSYILPDASRQSSQKTRVVKRSISPTYNHTMVYDGFHTSDLREACAELTVWQREGLKTHILGGIRLSCGTGQSYGEAVSWMDSTEEEVAAWMSMIENPNHWIDATLPIRTNLARRSE comes from the exons ATGTCGGGCTGCGACCTCGTACACTCCACCATACGCCACAGGAAGACAAAGAGCAGAG ATATACCCCTGAATGGACTTTTcaatggagagagagaagacaacaacaacacctCACCTGAGACTCAAGGACATGTGAAGGACTACaaggaggaagagaatggaGG gaCTCAAAATTTGAAACCTGTACCAACACCCACAGCAAACGATCCCATGTCGCAG GGTCTTCAGCACAGTAACAGTTCCTCATCATCCAAAG AATGTGAAGCCAGAAGTAACGGCCACTTGGAGGAACCTGAG gaaGACTTGATTGACAACCATAACGGGGACACTGACTCACTGAGCAGCCTGACAGAGACAGATCCCTCTTCTCTGAGAACTAGCAGCTCCACCAACAGCCTTCATTCGGGCTAtgtg CTCAGTGGTAGCATGATGAGTCTGTTCAGCTCGGGGGATTTCGGAGTGGTGGAAGTGAGGGGCCGTATCCAGTACTCACTGGCTTATGACAACCAGAAGGAGGAGCTGCAAGTCAAAGTGTATCGCTGTGAGGACATTGCTGCAGCACGCAAGAACCGCTCTGACCC atatgTAAAAACCTACCTCTTGCCAGACAAGTCAAATCACAGTAAGAAGAAGACTTTGGTGAAGAAGAAGACCCTAAACCCAGTTTATGATCAGACACTCAGA TATAAGGTGCGGGTAGGGGAGCTGCGGAGTCGAACCTTGAACCTCTCTGTGTGGCATGCCGAGCCCCTGGGGAGGAACGTATTTCTcggggaggtggaggtggctTTGGCGCTCTGGGACTGGACCTGCACACAGCCTCTGTGGCAGGACCTGCAGCCACGG GTTTATCTGAGCCCAGACTCCATTAGCAGTCGTGGGAACATCATGTTCTCTATTAAATTCATCCCAGAAGGATATGAAG gTGGTGGTTTGCCTCTAACTGGAGAAGTTCACATCTGGCTTCGGGAGGCTCAGGGTCTCCTGTCCAACAAAGGAGGCGCTGTTGACTCCTTTGTTAGAAG CTACATACTCCCAGATGCAAGTCGTCAGAGCAGTCAGAAGACCCGAGTGGTGAAGCGCTCCATCAGTCCTACCTACAACCACACCATGGTATACGATGGCTTCCATACCAGCGACTTGAGAGAGGCCTGTGCTGAGCTGACAGTCTGGCAACGTGAAGGGTTAAAGACTCATATCCTGGGAGGGATCCGCCTAAGCTGTGGAACTG GTCAGAGTTATGGTGAGGCCGTCAGCTGGATGGACTCCACTGAAGAGGAAGTTGCTGCATGGATGTCCATGATTGAGAACCCAAACCACTGGATTGACGCAACGCTGCCAATCAGAACGAACCTCGCCCGACGGTCTGAGTGA
- the clxn gene encoding calaxin, which translates to MNRKVIQALAETISKHVEHFNKNEAECLIQEFNVLTGKPTNSGRAVHGLDRGKFISVLHNTFGLTDDMITGRVFRTFDKDNDGIVSVKEWIEGLSVFLRGTLEEQIKYCFTVYDLNGDNAISREEMFHMLKNSLIRQPSEEDPDEGIKDLVEIVLKKMDYDHDGKASFEDFKKAVKDENLLLEAFGTCLPDSRTIEKFEGRVFQEQMEQ; encoded by the exons ATGAACAGAAAGGTGATACAGGCGCTCGCTGAAACCATCTCAAAACACGTGGAGCACT TCAATAAAAATGAGGCTGAGTGTCTCATCCAAGAGTTTAACGTGCTTACGGGGAAGCCGACCAACTCAGGAAGAGCAGTGCATGGTCTGGACAGAGGGAAGTTCATAAGCGTGCTGCACAACACCTTTGGGCTGACTGATGACATGATCACCGGTAGAG TCTTCAGGACATTTGACAAAGACAATGACGGCATTGTCAGTGTGAAAGAGTGGATCGAGGGACTGTCTGTTTTTCTTCGGGGGACCTTGGaggaacaaataaaat ACTGCTTCACTGTGTATGACTTGAATGGTGACAACGCCATCTCTAGAGAGGAGATGTTTCACATGCTGAAGAACAGCCTCATCAGGCAGCCCAGTGAGGAGGACCCTGATGAAGGAATCAAAGACCTGGTGGAGATCGTCCTGAAGAAGATG GACTATGATCACGATGGCAAAGCATCTTTTGAAGATTTTAAAAAGGCAGTAAAAGATGAGAACCTATTGCTTGAAGCTTTTGGAACCTGCCTCCCTGACTCCAGG accattGAGAAGTTTGAGGGACGTGTATTTCAGGAACAAAtggaacaataa
- the rbm48 gene encoding RNA-binding protein 48, which produces MAAPVNNNPGCWRVPEVYKHHEQRKVCISRPKYREGRKAKAVKVYTINLESRYLMIQGVPAIGVMTELIQLCALYGAVEEYRPLDEYPAEEFTEVYLVKFQKLTSARAAKRHMDEKSFYGGVLHVCYVPEYETVEDTRLKLQDRRSYVIRAAQKRAREKEEEIQEEPTSSDTTTTSENIHTHRQPSGGDDTGETSNVSHYLGFPLLPLPPQEHHYYGPKNQRGVIPTEDKMGTLHSTSVDTVEQREGSSRRNQTLSSRVTDHRQEAHQAAGVRFLPRTTHLEKRKRKIEEAAEHSITISGENEPLIGPKLPEPSKLDMEDKSLNTTVNLIRNTMKQVASGPEMKPVEKKIKPRRRI; this is translated from the exons ATGGCGGCTCCCGTCAACAACAATCCTGGCTGCTGGAGGGTCCCAGAGGTTTACAAACATCACGAACAGAGGAAAGTGTGCATTTCTCGACCAAAATATAGGGAAGGAAGAAAAGCCAAAGCGGTTAAG GTTTACACCATAAATTTAGAGTCTCGTTACCTGATGATCCAAGGGGTCCCGGCGATTGGTGTGATGACTGAGCTGATTCAGCTGTGTGCCCTGTATGGAGCTGTGGAGGAGTACAGGCCCCTGGACGAGTATCCTGCTGAAGAGTTCACGGAGGTCTACCTTGTAAAGTTCCAGAAACTTACAAGTGCCAG AGCAGCAAAGCGACACATGGATGAGAAAAGTTTCTATGGTGGTGTGCTGCATGTGTGCTACGTCCCAGAATATGAGACTGTGGAGGACACTAGACTCAAGCTGCAGGACCGGAGGAGTTATGTCATCAGGGCTGCTCAGAAAAGAG cgagagaaaaggaagaggaaataCAAGAGGAGCCTACTTCATCAGATACAACCACCACATCAGAAAatatccacacacacaggcaaccCTCTGGCGGTGACGATACAGGGGAGACTTCAAACGTCAGCCATTATTTGGGCTTTCCTCTACTGCCATTACCTCCCCAAGAACATCATTACTATGGACCTAAAAATCAACGTGGGGTTATACCAACAGAGGACAAAATGGGGACTTTACACAGTACTTCTGTTGATACAGTAGAGCAGCGAGAAGGGAGTTCAAGGCGCAACCAGACCTTATCGAGCAGAGTCACAGACCACAGACAGGAGGCACATCAAGCCGCTGGAGTCAGATTTCTCCCTCGGACCACACACTTAGAGAAGAGGAAACGCAAAATagaagaggctgcagagcactCCATAACCATTTCTGGAGAAAACGAGCCTTTGATTGGGCCAAAACTACCAGAACCATCCAAACTGGACATGGAGGATAAATCACTGAACACAACGGTCAACCTGATCAGGAACACAATGAAGCag GTGGCATCAGGTCCAGAGATGAAACCAGTGGAGAAGAAGATCAAACCACGCCGTCGGATTTGA